The sequence TACCCGGAGATCGGGAATGTGGTCGAAGAGATCGCCGTGCTTGAGCACGATGTCGATCACATCCGCCACGACTGCGTGCGGCGGCTCAACGAGACCTTCGTGACGCCGGTCATGTTCGACCGACAGGACATTTTCGATCTGGCCGACATCCTTGATGACGTGGTCGATTTCTGCCGCGCGGCTGTGGACCGTACAGCCCTGTACAAGGCCGAGAGGGTCCCACCCAATATCATCAGGATGGCCGAGACGCTTGTGGAGGCCACGGCGCTGCTCGCCGAGGTCTGCAACCGCCTCGAAGGGATCCGCGGCGAGGCACAGACGTATGTCGAGAAGATCAACAACCTGGAGAACCAGGCGGACGCCATGCTCAAGCAGGGCCTC is a genomic window of Armatimonadia bacterium containing:
- a CDS encoding DUF47 family protein; this translates as MAKGVVGSIQRLMHFFLPREEEFFEIFAEMGDKAKAAAVLVHQMFVDYPEIGNVVEEIAVLEHDVDHIRHDCVRRLNETFVTPVMFDRQDIFDLADILDDVVDFCRAAVDRTALYKAERVPPNIIRMAETLVEATALLAEVCNRLEGIRGEAQTYVEKINNLENQADAMLKQGLADLFREERNAVEILKWKEIYDYVEEAIDHCEDTINLIEASLVKNS